The following coding sequences lie in one Hippoglossus hippoglossus isolate fHipHip1 chromosome 14, fHipHip1.pri, whole genome shotgun sequence genomic window:
- the snx19a gene encoding sorting nexin-19a isoform X1, with amino-acid sequence MVFSKQDTLLLTVMPSSKSSDHWTLSELLGQRRLLGLGALLAWLFLFHLLVNVWLLCIFTSLLVVLGGWLGSRAVLDANSLLHLEHFLPLGGIHAPLCSPEHEWRLNHEIDSAVHKAVRDFVSSWYRTLLPEVEGEFERAVRNSMLESVMELKERARRLDRKALVQRLLELYGCHLQSYMTARQIQSTHREVFSLWQLYSEVDAPHPAVSSEAVELRYSRALVNLVLHVLVPYPQMETRTGGYMVTELITCNVLLPLISRVSDPDWLNQTIVEIITRSKEPQDELPTAALYRCQIQQDSWTTCRSLSSSEQAGLSSISSSELEDQQSLSLTNDQDSSQSSLVSLTSMDKLESCHAGLLTPCKVSCCTLPSAHYSQSSESKMISLESLIQSDSEEDLTGGFFDCGPPTNFCSVSPLRDDEAFGCFGHLKNLGPKVVMPEDSQWPAGIAQKKSPSCSPKRLNSYNSDSPNNQAAPVHVQNVQISGTVAAKELRGTGAHPYTLYTVKFETLAEAECAASLQSAASHTVNRRYSEFLNLQTRLEEKPEVKKLIKNVKGPKKMFPDLSFGNADSERVEARKSQLDTFLRQLNNIPETANSEDMQEFLAVNTDVCTYFGRKPFAKSRIDKMMENALDTLKTAFPYPESLSPTEEFEGDTDVRTLDHRKSSSRRSMFQSKISPSLNIPDLHPKVTYCFSEGSPVLNGMTLSGLENFVTEQERLLCGQNEKEAARQSSGQPAKDRRTSGKSHGTDTAVADVVLNILCLLMKDQWSWLCTENIQKTIRLLFGTFIERWLDVGVAHLTSAPCWVIYLQVLQEAVWPGGTLPAQPRPERSAAERAETKEQCLDCLVQLLPELITDMLGNEKYRLSLETMLESLQDHQINKHLIYCICDLLLEFLIPESCDEAFQRSLLQSLAKDTEKDSPH; translated from the exons ATGGTCTTTTCTAAACAGGACACACTTCTGCTGACTGTGATGCCTTCCTCCAAGAGCTCCGATCACTGGACTTTATCAGAGTTACTCGGGCAGAGGAGGCTGTTAGGCCTCGGAGCTCTCCTGGCAtggctcttcctcttccacctcctcgTCAACGTTTGGCTGCTCTGCATCTTCACCAGTCTCTTAGTGGTCCTCGGGGGTTGGCTCGGGTCTCGTGCTGTGCTGGACGCAAACAGCCTCCTCCACCTGGAGCATTTCTTGCCTCTTGGCGGCATCCACGCACCGCTGTGTTCACCCGAACACGAGTGGAGGTTGAACCATGAGATCGACAGTGCCGTCCACAAAGCGGTGCGTGACTTTGTGTCCTCGTGGTATCGTACTCTGCTGccagaggtggagggggagtTTGAGCGTGCAGTGCGTAATTCAATGTTGGAGTCGGTGATGGAGCTGAAGGAGCGTGCAAGGCGATTGGACAGGAAGGCGCTGGTCCAACGGCTGCTGGAGCTGTACGGCTGTCACCTGCAGAGCTACATGACGGCACGGCAGATACAGTCAACGCACAGGGAGGTTTTCAGCCTGTGGCAGCTTTACAGTGAAGTAGATGCTCCTCACCCAGCTGTGAGCAGTGAAGCCGTTGAGCTCAGGTACTCCAGAGCTCTGGTTAACCTCGTCTTACATGTGCTTGTTCCGTACCCTCAGATGGAGACCAGGACTGGAGGTTACATGGTTACAGAACTCATCACCTGCAATGTTCTGTTGCCGCTCATTAGCAGAGTGTCGGATCCTGACTGGCTGAACCAAACCATTGTAGAAATAATCACCAGGTCAAAAGAACCACAGGATGAGCTCCCGACAGCTGCACTGTACAGGTGTCAAATCCAGCAGGACTCCTGGACCACCTGCAGGTCACTGTCTTCTTCTGAACAAGCAGGTCTCTCCAGCATAAGCTCGTCAGAGCTTGAAGATCAACAGAGCCTCAGTCTGACCAATGATCAGGACTCCTCACAGAGCAGCCTGGTCAGCCTGACATCTATGGACAAATTAGAAAGTTGTCACGCAGGTTTACTCACACCATGCAAAGTGAGCTGCTGTACTCTCCCCTCTGCTCATTACTCCCAGTCGTCCGAGTCCAAAATGATTTCACTGGAGTCTCTGATTCAGTCTGATTCAGAAGAGGACCTGACAGGAGGCTTTTTTGACTGTGGTCCTCCAACAAACTTCTGCAGCGTGAGCCCCTTGAGGGACGACGAGGCCTTCGGCTGCTTTGGACATCTGAAAAATCTTGGGCCGAAGGTGGTTATGCCTGAGGACTCCCAGTGGCCGGCGGGTATAGCCCAAAAGAAATCCCCGTCTTGTTCTCCGAAAAGACTTAACTCCTACAACTCTGATTCGCCCAACAACCAAGCTGCACCTGTGCATGTCCAGAATGTACAAATTTCTGGTACAGTCGCAGCGAAGGAGCTGCGTGGCACAGGCGCACATCCCTATACTCTCTACACTGTGAAG TTTGAGACATTGGCTGAGGCAGAATGCGCTGCgtctctgcagtctgcagcCTCTCACACTGTCAACCGCAGGTACAGCGAGTTCCTCAACTTGCAGACACGTTTGGAGGAGAAGCCTGAAGTCAAGAAATTAATCAAGA ATGTCAAAGGCCCAAAGAAAATGTTCCCCGACCTTTCGTTTGGAAATGCAGACAGCGAGAGGGTCGAGGCCCGTAAAAGCCAACTGGATACGTTCCTTAGA CAACTGAACAACATTCCTGAGACGGCCAACAGTGAGGACATGCAGGAGTTCCTGGCTGTAAACACAGATGTTTGCACATATTTTGGAAGGAAACCTTTTGCCAAGTCCAGAATTGATAAG ATGATGGAAAATGCTCTTGACACGTTGAAGACAGCGTTTCCTTATCCTGAGTCCCTCAGTCCAACAGAGGAGTTTGAGGGAGACACTGATGTAAGAACACTGGACCACAGAAAGTCCAG TAGCAGGAGATCTATGTTCCAGAGCAAAATTTCCCCATCTCTCAACATTCCTGACCTACACCCGAAAGTGACGTACTGCTTTAGTGAAGGCAGCCCT GTCCTGAATGGTATGACGCTGTCGGGCCTGGAGAACTTTGTCACAGAGCAGGAAAGACTGTTATGTGGGCAGAATGAGAAAGAGGCAGCCAGACAGAGCAGTGGGCAGCCGGCCAAAGACAGGAGGACTTCAGGGAAAAGTCACGGCACAG ACACAGCTGTCGCAGATGTTGTTTTGAACATCCTGTGTCTGCTGATGAAGGACCAGTGGAGTTGGCTGTGCACTGAGAACATTCAGAAGACCATCAGACTGCTCTTTGGCACCTTCATTGAGAG ATGGTTGGACGTAGGAGTTGCCCACCTTACCAGTGCCCCCTGCTGGGTGATTTACCTGCAAGTGTTGCAGGAAGCTGTGTGGCCAGGGGGCACGTTACCCGCTCAACCCCGGCCTGAGCGCAGCGCTGCAGAAAGAGCAGAGACTAAGGAGCAATGTCTGGACTGTCTCGTGCAGCTGCTCCCAG AGCTCATCACTGACATGCTGGGCAATGAGAAGTACAGACTGAGCTTGGAGACCATGCTGGAATCTTTACAGGACCATCAGATAAACAA GCATCTGATCTACTGCATCTGTGACCTTCTGCTGGAGTTTCTGATCCCTGAGTCGTGTGACGAGGCCTTCCAGAggtctctgctgcagagcctggccaaagacacagagaaggacAGTCCTCACTGA
- the snx19a gene encoding sorting nexin-19a isoform X2, with amino-acid sequence MVFSKQDTLLLTVMPSSKSSDHWTLSELLGQRRLLGLGALLAWLFLFHLLVNVWLLCIFTSLLVVLGGWLGSRAVLDANSLLHLEHFLPLGGIHAPLCSPEHEWRLNHEIDSAVHKAVRDFVSSWYRTLLPEVEGEFERAVRNSMLESVMELKERARRLDRKALVQRLLELYGCHLQSYMTARQIQSTHREVFSLWQLYSEVDAPHPAVSSEAVELRYSRALVNLVLHVLVPYPQMETRTGGYMVTELITCNVLLPLISRVSDPDWLNQTIVEIITRSKEPQDELPTAALYRCQIQQDSWTTCRSLSSSEQAGLSSISSSELEDQQSLSLTNDQDSSQSSLVSLTSMDKLESCHAGLLTPCKVSCCTLPSAHYSQSSESKMISLESLIQSDSEEDLTGGFFDCGPPTNFCSVSPLRDDEAFGCFGHLKNLGPKVVMPEDSQWPAGIAQKKSPSCSPKRLNSYNSDSPNNQAAPVHVQNVQISGTVAAKELRGTGAHPYTLYTVKFETLAEAECAASLQSAASHTVNRRYSEFLNLQTRLEEKPEVKKLIKNVKGPKKMFPDLSFGNADSERVEARKSQLDTFLRQLNNIPETANSEDMQEFLAVNTDVCTYFGRKPFAKSRIDKMMENALDTLKTAFPYPESLSPTEEFEGDTDVRTLDHRKSRRSMFQSKISPSLNIPDLHPKVTYCFSEGSPVLNGMTLSGLENFVTEQERLLCGQNEKEAARQSSGQPAKDRRTSGKSHGTDTAVADVVLNILCLLMKDQWSWLCTENIQKTIRLLFGTFIERWLDVGVAHLTSAPCWVIYLQVLQEAVWPGGTLPAQPRPERSAAERAETKEQCLDCLVQLLPELITDMLGNEKYRLSLETMLESLQDHQINKHLIYCICDLLLEFLIPESCDEAFQRSLLQSLAKDTEKDSPH; translated from the exons ATGGTCTTTTCTAAACAGGACACACTTCTGCTGACTGTGATGCCTTCCTCCAAGAGCTCCGATCACTGGACTTTATCAGAGTTACTCGGGCAGAGGAGGCTGTTAGGCCTCGGAGCTCTCCTGGCAtggctcttcctcttccacctcctcgTCAACGTTTGGCTGCTCTGCATCTTCACCAGTCTCTTAGTGGTCCTCGGGGGTTGGCTCGGGTCTCGTGCTGTGCTGGACGCAAACAGCCTCCTCCACCTGGAGCATTTCTTGCCTCTTGGCGGCATCCACGCACCGCTGTGTTCACCCGAACACGAGTGGAGGTTGAACCATGAGATCGACAGTGCCGTCCACAAAGCGGTGCGTGACTTTGTGTCCTCGTGGTATCGTACTCTGCTGccagaggtggagggggagtTTGAGCGTGCAGTGCGTAATTCAATGTTGGAGTCGGTGATGGAGCTGAAGGAGCGTGCAAGGCGATTGGACAGGAAGGCGCTGGTCCAACGGCTGCTGGAGCTGTACGGCTGTCACCTGCAGAGCTACATGACGGCACGGCAGATACAGTCAACGCACAGGGAGGTTTTCAGCCTGTGGCAGCTTTACAGTGAAGTAGATGCTCCTCACCCAGCTGTGAGCAGTGAAGCCGTTGAGCTCAGGTACTCCAGAGCTCTGGTTAACCTCGTCTTACATGTGCTTGTTCCGTACCCTCAGATGGAGACCAGGACTGGAGGTTACATGGTTACAGAACTCATCACCTGCAATGTTCTGTTGCCGCTCATTAGCAGAGTGTCGGATCCTGACTGGCTGAACCAAACCATTGTAGAAATAATCACCAGGTCAAAAGAACCACAGGATGAGCTCCCGACAGCTGCACTGTACAGGTGTCAAATCCAGCAGGACTCCTGGACCACCTGCAGGTCACTGTCTTCTTCTGAACAAGCAGGTCTCTCCAGCATAAGCTCGTCAGAGCTTGAAGATCAACAGAGCCTCAGTCTGACCAATGATCAGGACTCCTCACAGAGCAGCCTGGTCAGCCTGACATCTATGGACAAATTAGAAAGTTGTCACGCAGGTTTACTCACACCATGCAAAGTGAGCTGCTGTACTCTCCCCTCTGCTCATTACTCCCAGTCGTCCGAGTCCAAAATGATTTCACTGGAGTCTCTGATTCAGTCTGATTCAGAAGAGGACCTGACAGGAGGCTTTTTTGACTGTGGTCCTCCAACAAACTTCTGCAGCGTGAGCCCCTTGAGGGACGACGAGGCCTTCGGCTGCTTTGGACATCTGAAAAATCTTGGGCCGAAGGTGGTTATGCCTGAGGACTCCCAGTGGCCGGCGGGTATAGCCCAAAAGAAATCCCCGTCTTGTTCTCCGAAAAGACTTAACTCCTACAACTCTGATTCGCCCAACAACCAAGCTGCACCTGTGCATGTCCAGAATGTACAAATTTCTGGTACAGTCGCAGCGAAGGAGCTGCGTGGCACAGGCGCACATCCCTATACTCTCTACACTGTGAAG TTTGAGACATTGGCTGAGGCAGAATGCGCTGCgtctctgcagtctgcagcCTCTCACACTGTCAACCGCAGGTACAGCGAGTTCCTCAACTTGCAGACACGTTTGGAGGAGAAGCCTGAAGTCAAGAAATTAATCAAGA ATGTCAAAGGCCCAAAGAAAATGTTCCCCGACCTTTCGTTTGGAAATGCAGACAGCGAGAGGGTCGAGGCCCGTAAAAGCCAACTGGATACGTTCCTTAGA CAACTGAACAACATTCCTGAGACGGCCAACAGTGAGGACATGCAGGAGTTCCTGGCTGTAAACACAGATGTTTGCACATATTTTGGAAGGAAACCTTTTGCCAAGTCCAGAATTGATAAG ATGATGGAAAATGCTCTTGACACGTTGAAGACAGCGTTTCCTTATCCTGAGTCCCTCAGTCCAACAGAGGAGTTTGAGGGAGACACTGATGTAAGAACACTGGACCACAGAAAGTCCAG GAGATCTATGTTCCAGAGCAAAATTTCCCCATCTCTCAACATTCCTGACCTACACCCGAAAGTGACGTACTGCTTTAGTGAAGGCAGCCCT GTCCTGAATGGTATGACGCTGTCGGGCCTGGAGAACTTTGTCACAGAGCAGGAAAGACTGTTATGTGGGCAGAATGAGAAAGAGGCAGCCAGACAGAGCAGTGGGCAGCCGGCCAAAGACAGGAGGACTTCAGGGAAAAGTCACGGCACAG ACACAGCTGTCGCAGATGTTGTTTTGAACATCCTGTGTCTGCTGATGAAGGACCAGTGGAGTTGGCTGTGCACTGAGAACATTCAGAAGACCATCAGACTGCTCTTTGGCACCTTCATTGAGAG ATGGTTGGACGTAGGAGTTGCCCACCTTACCAGTGCCCCCTGCTGGGTGATTTACCTGCAAGTGTTGCAGGAAGCTGTGTGGCCAGGGGGCACGTTACCCGCTCAACCCCGGCCTGAGCGCAGCGCTGCAGAAAGAGCAGAGACTAAGGAGCAATGTCTGGACTGTCTCGTGCAGCTGCTCCCAG AGCTCATCACTGACATGCTGGGCAATGAGAAGTACAGACTGAGCTTGGAGACCATGCTGGAATCTTTACAGGACCATCAGATAAACAA GCATCTGATCTACTGCATCTGTGACCTTCTGCTGGAGTTTCTGATCCCTGAGTCGTGTGACGAGGCCTTCCAGAggtctctgctgcagagcctggccaaagacacagagaaggacAGTCCTCACTGA
- the snx19a gene encoding sorting nexin-19a isoform X3: MPSSKSSDHWTLSELLGQRRLLGLGALLAWLFLFHLLVNVWLLCIFTSLLVVLGGWLGSRAVLDANSLLHLEHFLPLGGIHAPLCSPEHEWRLNHEIDSAVHKAVRDFVSSWYRTLLPEVEGEFERAVRNSMLESVMELKERARRLDRKALVQRLLELYGCHLQSYMTARQIQSTHREVFSLWQLYSEVDAPHPAVSSEAVELRYSRALVNLVLHVLVPYPQMETRTGGYMVTELITCNVLLPLISRVSDPDWLNQTIVEIITRSKEPQDELPTAALYRCQIQQDSWTTCRSLSSSEQAGLSSISSSELEDQQSLSLTNDQDSSQSSLVSLTSMDKLESCHAGLLTPCKVSCCTLPSAHYSQSSESKMISLESLIQSDSEEDLTGGFFDCGPPTNFCSVSPLRDDEAFGCFGHLKNLGPKVVMPEDSQWPAGIAQKKSPSCSPKRLNSYNSDSPNNQAAPVHVQNVQISGTVAAKELRGTGAHPYTLYTVKFETLAEAECAASLQSAASHTVNRRYSEFLNLQTRLEEKPEVKKLIKNVKGPKKMFPDLSFGNADSERVEARKSQLDTFLRQLNNIPETANSEDMQEFLAVNTDVCTYFGRKPFAKSRIDKMMENALDTLKTAFPYPESLSPTEEFEGDTDVRTLDHRKSSSRRSMFQSKISPSLNIPDLHPKVTYCFSEGSPVLNGMTLSGLENFVTEQERLLCGQNEKEAARQSSGQPAKDRRTSGKSHGTDTAVADVVLNILCLLMKDQWSWLCTENIQKTIRLLFGTFIERWLDVGVAHLTSAPCWVIYLQVLQEAVWPGGTLPAQPRPERSAAERAETKEQCLDCLVQLLPELITDMLGNEKYRLSLETMLESLQDHQINKHLIYCICDLLLEFLIPESCDEAFQRSLLQSLAKDTEKDSPH; the protein is encoded by the exons ATGCCTTCCTCCAAGAGCTCCGATCACTGGACTTTATCAGAGTTACTCGGGCAGAGGAGGCTGTTAGGCCTCGGAGCTCTCCTGGCAtggctcttcctcttccacctcctcgTCAACGTTTGGCTGCTCTGCATCTTCACCAGTCTCTTAGTGGTCCTCGGGGGTTGGCTCGGGTCTCGTGCTGTGCTGGACGCAAACAGCCTCCTCCACCTGGAGCATTTCTTGCCTCTTGGCGGCATCCACGCACCGCTGTGTTCACCCGAACACGAGTGGAGGTTGAACCATGAGATCGACAGTGCCGTCCACAAAGCGGTGCGTGACTTTGTGTCCTCGTGGTATCGTACTCTGCTGccagaggtggagggggagtTTGAGCGTGCAGTGCGTAATTCAATGTTGGAGTCGGTGATGGAGCTGAAGGAGCGTGCAAGGCGATTGGACAGGAAGGCGCTGGTCCAACGGCTGCTGGAGCTGTACGGCTGTCACCTGCAGAGCTACATGACGGCACGGCAGATACAGTCAACGCACAGGGAGGTTTTCAGCCTGTGGCAGCTTTACAGTGAAGTAGATGCTCCTCACCCAGCTGTGAGCAGTGAAGCCGTTGAGCTCAGGTACTCCAGAGCTCTGGTTAACCTCGTCTTACATGTGCTTGTTCCGTACCCTCAGATGGAGACCAGGACTGGAGGTTACATGGTTACAGAACTCATCACCTGCAATGTTCTGTTGCCGCTCATTAGCAGAGTGTCGGATCCTGACTGGCTGAACCAAACCATTGTAGAAATAATCACCAGGTCAAAAGAACCACAGGATGAGCTCCCGACAGCTGCACTGTACAGGTGTCAAATCCAGCAGGACTCCTGGACCACCTGCAGGTCACTGTCTTCTTCTGAACAAGCAGGTCTCTCCAGCATAAGCTCGTCAGAGCTTGAAGATCAACAGAGCCTCAGTCTGACCAATGATCAGGACTCCTCACAGAGCAGCCTGGTCAGCCTGACATCTATGGACAAATTAGAAAGTTGTCACGCAGGTTTACTCACACCATGCAAAGTGAGCTGCTGTACTCTCCCCTCTGCTCATTACTCCCAGTCGTCCGAGTCCAAAATGATTTCACTGGAGTCTCTGATTCAGTCTGATTCAGAAGAGGACCTGACAGGAGGCTTTTTTGACTGTGGTCCTCCAACAAACTTCTGCAGCGTGAGCCCCTTGAGGGACGACGAGGCCTTCGGCTGCTTTGGACATCTGAAAAATCTTGGGCCGAAGGTGGTTATGCCTGAGGACTCCCAGTGGCCGGCGGGTATAGCCCAAAAGAAATCCCCGTCTTGTTCTCCGAAAAGACTTAACTCCTACAACTCTGATTCGCCCAACAACCAAGCTGCACCTGTGCATGTCCAGAATGTACAAATTTCTGGTACAGTCGCAGCGAAGGAGCTGCGTGGCACAGGCGCACATCCCTATACTCTCTACACTGTGAAG TTTGAGACATTGGCTGAGGCAGAATGCGCTGCgtctctgcagtctgcagcCTCTCACACTGTCAACCGCAGGTACAGCGAGTTCCTCAACTTGCAGACACGTTTGGAGGAGAAGCCTGAAGTCAAGAAATTAATCAAGA ATGTCAAAGGCCCAAAGAAAATGTTCCCCGACCTTTCGTTTGGAAATGCAGACAGCGAGAGGGTCGAGGCCCGTAAAAGCCAACTGGATACGTTCCTTAGA CAACTGAACAACATTCCTGAGACGGCCAACAGTGAGGACATGCAGGAGTTCCTGGCTGTAAACACAGATGTTTGCACATATTTTGGAAGGAAACCTTTTGCCAAGTCCAGAATTGATAAG ATGATGGAAAATGCTCTTGACACGTTGAAGACAGCGTTTCCTTATCCTGAGTCCCTCAGTCCAACAGAGGAGTTTGAGGGAGACACTGATGTAAGAACACTGGACCACAGAAAGTCCAG TAGCAGGAGATCTATGTTCCAGAGCAAAATTTCCCCATCTCTCAACATTCCTGACCTACACCCGAAAGTGACGTACTGCTTTAGTGAAGGCAGCCCT GTCCTGAATGGTATGACGCTGTCGGGCCTGGAGAACTTTGTCACAGAGCAGGAAAGACTGTTATGTGGGCAGAATGAGAAAGAGGCAGCCAGACAGAGCAGTGGGCAGCCGGCCAAAGACAGGAGGACTTCAGGGAAAAGTCACGGCACAG ACACAGCTGTCGCAGATGTTGTTTTGAACATCCTGTGTCTGCTGATGAAGGACCAGTGGAGTTGGCTGTGCACTGAGAACATTCAGAAGACCATCAGACTGCTCTTTGGCACCTTCATTGAGAG ATGGTTGGACGTAGGAGTTGCCCACCTTACCAGTGCCCCCTGCTGGGTGATTTACCTGCAAGTGTTGCAGGAAGCTGTGTGGCCAGGGGGCACGTTACCCGCTCAACCCCGGCCTGAGCGCAGCGCTGCAGAAAGAGCAGAGACTAAGGAGCAATGTCTGGACTGTCTCGTGCAGCTGCTCCCAG AGCTCATCACTGACATGCTGGGCAATGAGAAGTACAGACTGAGCTTGGAGACCATGCTGGAATCTTTACAGGACCATCAGATAAACAA GCATCTGATCTACTGCATCTGTGACCTTCTGCTGGAGTTTCTGATCCCTGAGTCGTGTGACGAGGCCTTCCAGAggtctctgctgcagagcctggccaaagacacagagaaggacAGTCCTCACTGA
- the snx19a gene encoding sorting nexin-19a isoform X4, which yields MVFSKQDTLLLTVMPSSKSSDHWTLSELLGQRRLLGLGALLAWLFLFHLLVNVWLLCIFTSLLVVLGGWLGSRAVLDANSLLHLEHFLPLGGIHAPLCSPEHEWRLNHEIDSAVHKAVRDFVSSWYRTLLPEVEGEFERAVRNSMLESVMELKERARRLDRKALVQRLLELYGCHLQSYMTARQIQSTHREVFSLWQLYSEVDAPHPAMETRTGGYMVTELITCNVLLPLISRVSDPDWLNQTIVEIITRSKEPQDELPTAALYRCQIQQDSWTTCRSLSSSEQAGLSSISSSELEDQQSLSLTNDQDSSQSSLVSLTSMDKLESCHAGLLTPCKVSCCTLPSAHYSQSSESKMISLESLIQSDSEEDLTGGFFDCGPPTNFCSVSPLRDDEAFGCFGHLKNLGPKVVMPEDSQWPAGIAQKKSPSCSPKRLNSYNSDSPNNQAAPVHVQNVQISGTVAAKELRGTGAHPYTLYTVKFETLAEAECAASLQSAASHTVNRRYSEFLNLQTRLEEKPEVKKLIKNVKGPKKMFPDLSFGNADSERVEARKSQLDTFLRQLNNIPETANSEDMQEFLAVNTDVCTYFGRKPFAKSRIDKMMENALDTLKTAFPYPESLSPTEEFEGDTDVRTLDHRKSSSRRSMFQSKISPSLNIPDLHPKVTYCFSEGSPVLNGMTLSGLENFVTEQERLLCGQNEKEAARQSSGQPAKDRRTSGKSHGTDTAVADVVLNILCLLMKDQWSWLCTENIQKTIRLLFGTFIERWLDVGVAHLTSAPCWVIYLQVLQEAVWPGGTLPAQPRPERSAAERAETKEQCLDCLVQLLPELITDMLGNEKYRLSLETMLESLQDHQINKHLIYCICDLLLEFLIPESCDEAFQRSLLQSLAKDTEKDSPH from the exons ATGGTCTTTTCTAAACAGGACACACTTCTGCTGACTGTGATGCCTTCCTCCAAGAGCTCCGATCACTGGACTTTATCAGAGTTACTCGGGCAGAGGAGGCTGTTAGGCCTCGGAGCTCTCCTGGCAtggctcttcctcttccacctcctcgTCAACGTTTGGCTGCTCTGCATCTTCACCAGTCTCTTAGTGGTCCTCGGGGGTTGGCTCGGGTCTCGTGCTGTGCTGGACGCAAACAGCCTCCTCCACCTGGAGCATTTCTTGCCTCTTGGCGGCATCCACGCACCGCTGTGTTCACCCGAACACGAGTGGAGGTTGAACCATGAGATCGACAGTGCCGTCCACAAAGCGGTGCGTGACTTTGTGTCCTCGTGGTATCGTACTCTGCTGccagaggtggagggggagtTTGAGCGTGCAGTGCGTAATTCAATGTTGGAGTCGGTGATGGAGCTGAAGGAGCGTGCAAGGCGATTGGACAGGAAGGCGCTGGTCCAACGGCTGCTGGAGCTGTACGGCTGTCACCTGCAGAGCTACATGACGGCACGGCAGATACAGTCAACGCACAGGGAGGTTTTCAGCCTGTGGCAGCTTTACAGTGAAGTAGATGCTCCTCACCCAGCT ATGGAGACCAGGACTGGAGGTTACATGGTTACAGAACTCATCACCTGCAATGTTCTGTTGCCGCTCATTAGCAGAGTGTCGGATCCTGACTGGCTGAACCAAACCATTGTAGAAATAATCACCAGGTCAAAAGAACCACAGGATGAGCTCCCGACAGCTGCACTGTACAGGTGTCAAATCCAGCAGGACTCCTGGACCACCTGCAGGTCACTGTCTTCTTCTGAACAAGCAGGTCTCTCCAGCATAAGCTCGTCAGAGCTTGAAGATCAACAGAGCCTCAGTCTGACCAATGATCAGGACTCCTCACAGAGCAGCCTGGTCAGCCTGACATCTATGGACAAATTAGAAAGTTGTCACGCAGGTTTACTCACACCATGCAAAGTGAGCTGCTGTACTCTCCCCTCTGCTCATTACTCCCAGTCGTCCGAGTCCAAAATGATTTCACTGGAGTCTCTGATTCAGTCTGATTCAGAAGAGGACCTGACAGGAGGCTTTTTTGACTGTGGTCCTCCAACAAACTTCTGCAGCGTGAGCCCCTTGAGGGACGACGAGGCCTTCGGCTGCTTTGGACATCTGAAAAATCTTGGGCCGAAGGTGGTTATGCCTGAGGACTCCCAGTGGCCGGCGGGTATAGCCCAAAAGAAATCCCCGTCTTGTTCTCCGAAAAGACTTAACTCCTACAACTCTGATTCGCCCAACAACCAAGCTGCACCTGTGCATGTCCAGAATGTACAAATTTCTGGTACAGTCGCAGCGAAGGAGCTGCGTGGCACAGGCGCACATCCCTATACTCTCTACACTGTGAAG TTTGAGACATTGGCTGAGGCAGAATGCGCTGCgtctctgcagtctgcagcCTCTCACACTGTCAACCGCAGGTACAGCGAGTTCCTCAACTTGCAGACACGTTTGGAGGAGAAGCCTGAAGTCAAGAAATTAATCAAGA ATGTCAAAGGCCCAAAGAAAATGTTCCCCGACCTTTCGTTTGGAAATGCAGACAGCGAGAGGGTCGAGGCCCGTAAAAGCCAACTGGATACGTTCCTTAGA CAACTGAACAACATTCCTGAGACGGCCAACAGTGAGGACATGCAGGAGTTCCTGGCTGTAAACACAGATGTTTGCACATATTTTGGAAGGAAACCTTTTGCCAAGTCCAGAATTGATAAG ATGATGGAAAATGCTCTTGACACGTTGAAGACAGCGTTTCCTTATCCTGAGTCCCTCAGTCCAACAGAGGAGTTTGAGGGAGACACTGATGTAAGAACACTGGACCACAGAAAGTCCAG TAGCAGGAGATCTATGTTCCAGAGCAAAATTTCCCCATCTCTCAACATTCCTGACCTACACCCGAAAGTGACGTACTGCTTTAGTGAAGGCAGCCCT GTCCTGAATGGTATGACGCTGTCGGGCCTGGAGAACTTTGTCACAGAGCAGGAAAGACTGTTATGTGGGCAGAATGAGAAAGAGGCAGCCAGACAGAGCAGTGGGCAGCCGGCCAAAGACAGGAGGACTTCAGGGAAAAGTCACGGCACAG ACACAGCTGTCGCAGATGTTGTTTTGAACATCCTGTGTCTGCTGATGAAGGACCAGTGGAGTTGGCTGTGCACTGAGAACATTCAGAAGACCATCAGACTGCTCTTTGGCACCTTCATTGAGAG ATGGTTGGACGTAGGAGTTGCCCACCTTACCAGTGCCCCCTGCTGGGTGATTTACCTGCAAGTGTTGCAGGAAGCTGTGTGGCCAGGGGGCACGTTACCCGCTCAACCCCGGCCTGAGCGCAGCGCTGCAGAAAGAGCAGAGACTAAGGAGCAATGTCTGGACTGTCTCGTGCAGCTGCTCCCAG AGCTCATCACTGACATGCTGGGCAATGAGAAGTACAGACTGAGCTTGGAGACCATGCTGGAATCTTTACAGGACCATCAGATAAACAA GCATCTGATCTACTGCATCTGTGACCTTCTGCTGGAGTTTCTGATCCCTGAGTCGTGTGACGAGGCCTTCCAGAggtctctgctgcagagcctggccaaagacacagagaaggacAGTCCTCACTGA